The following proteins are encoded in a genomic region of Bacillota bacterium:
- a CDS encoding IS3 family transposase — VFSSQQELDLELFDYVNWFNNVRIHGSLDYLTPNEYKLMHL; from the coding sequence GTTTTCTCTAGCCAACAGGAACTTGACCTTGAACTCTTTGATTATGTAAACTGGTTCAACAATGTTCGCATACACGGATCACTGGACTATCTAACACCGAATGAGTACAAGCTAATGCACCTTTAA